A single region of the Mannheimia bovis genome encodes:
- the secD gene encoding protein translocase subunit SecD: MLNRFPLWKNLMVIFVIAIGALYALPNLYGDDPSVQISGTRGQQATPETLTQVQSTLSSMNIQPKSAVLENGSILVRLESAEQQLPAKEKISEALGNNYSVALNLAPATPKWLSDIGGSPMKRGLDLLGGVRFLMEVDMNTALAKQQDTLQDSLRNDFRKEKLQYKAVKKGENFATEIEFVDNETAENAVRLIRRSHPTLDILVKDNNVTLTPSEQALSDSRSMAIEQNLSILRKRVEELGVSEPTIQRQGADRIVVELPGVQDTARAKELLGATATLEFRLVNTEANLASAAKGIVPADSEVQNTRDGEPVVLRRKPSLGGEHIIDATAGKDDRGLPQVSIKLDTEGGDMMGEITKMAIKKPMATLYTEFKDSGRKDANGKVILEKHQEVINVATIQTRLGNQFQITGINSPAEAQNLAVLLRSGALIAPIVIVEERTIGASLGADNVKQGMEASMLGLGLTILFCLAFYKMFGVFASLALIANMILTIGLMSLIGATLTMPGIAGIVLAVGMSVDANVLIYERIKEEIRNGRSIQQAIHEGYSGAFSSIFDSNLTTILTSLVLYAVGTGPVKGFAVTLALGVIISMFTAITGTRMLVNWVYGGKRVKKLWI, encoded by the coding sequence GTGTTAAACCGTTTCCCTCTATGGAAGAATTTAATGGTGATCTTCGTGATCGCCATTGGTGCTTTATATGCCCTTCCAAATTTATATGGCGATGATCCATCTGTACAAATTTCCGGTACTCGTGGACAACAAGCCACACCAGAAACCCTTACTCAAGTTCAATCTACGCTTTCATCAATGAACATTCAGCCGAAATCAGCCGTATTAGAAAATGGTTCGATCTTGGTTCGTTTAGAAAGTGCTGAACAACAACTTCCAGCCAAAGAAAAAATCTCTGAAGCATTGGGTAATAACTATTCTGTTGCATTAAACCTTGCACCGGCAACACCAAAATGGCTCTCAGATATTGGTGGAAGCCCGATGAAACGAGGCTTAGACTTACTTGGTGGTGTTCGTTTCTTAATGGAAGTAGATATGAACACCGCTCTTGCTAAACAGCAAGATACCTTACAAGACAGCTTGCGTAATGATTTCCGCAAAGAAAAACTGCAATATAAAGCGGTCAAAAAAGGCGAAAATTTTGCAACTGAGATTGAGTTTGTTGATAACGAAACAGCTGAAAATGCGGTGCGTTTAATTCGCCGCTCTCACCCAACGCTTGATATTTTAGTTAAAGATAATAACGTAACTTTAACCCCGTCAGAGCAAGCTCTTTCTGATTCTCGTAGTATGGCAATTGAGCAAAATCTTTCTATTTTGCGTAAGCGTGTAGAAGAATTAGGGGTTTCAGAGCCAACTATTCAGCGTCAAGGTGCTGACCGCATTGTGGTGGAATTACCCGGCGTGCAAGATACTGCTCGTGCAAAAGAACTTTTAGGGGCAACTGCAACCCTTGAGTTCCGTTTAGTAAATACAGAAGCCAATTTAGCTTCTGCAGCTAAAGGGATTGTACCGGCTGATTCTGAAGTACAAAACACTCGTGATGGTGAACCTGTTGTATTACGCCGTAAACCGTCTTTAGGTGGTGAGCATATTATTGATGCAACCGCCGGTAAAGATGATCGCGGCTTACCGCAAGTAAGTATCAAATTAGATACTGAAGGTGGCGATATGATGGGCGAAATTACTAAAATGGCAATTAAAAAGCCAATGGCAACCCTTTATACCGAATTTAAAGATTCAGGTCGTAAAGATGCAAACGGCAAAGTTATTTTGGAAAAGCATCAAGAAGTGATTAACGTGGCAACTATCCAAACCCGTTTAGGTAATCAATTCCAAATCACAGGGATTAATTCACCGGCTGAAGCTCAAAATCTTGCGGTATTACTACGTTCTGGTGCATTAATTGCTCCAATCGTGATTGTAGAAGAACGTACTATCGGGGCATCACTCGGTGCGGATAACGTTAAACAAGGTATGGAAGCAAGTATGTTAGGCTTAGGCTTAACCATTTTATTCTGCTTAGCGTTTTATAAAATGTTTGGGGTATTTGCTTCACTAGCGCTTATTGCCAATATGATTTTAACCATCGGGTTAATGTCATTAATTGGGGCAACACTTACAATGCCGGGCATTGCAGGTATTGTGCTGGCAGTGGGTATGTCGGTAGATGCGAACGTGTTGATCTATGAGCGTATTAAAGAAGAAATTCGTAACGGTCGCTCTATTCAACAAGCTATTCACGAAGGCTATAGTGGTGCATTCTCAAGTATTTTTGACTCGAACCTCACCACCATTTTAACCTCTCTTGTGCTGTATGCGGTAGGAACAGGTCCGGTAAAAGGCTTTGCGGTAACGCTTGCTTTAGGGGTAATTATTTCTATGTTTACCGCCATTACCGGTACTCGAATGCTGGTAAACTGGGTTTACGGCGGTAAACGTGTGAAAAAACTTTGGATTTAA
- the yajC gene encoding preprotein translocase subunit YajC, translating into MQQGGGMEMIFILIVFGAIFYFMIYRPQAKRQKQQRELLASLAKGEEVLTSGGLIGKITKVTADNDNIVIALNDTTEVTIKRDFVVAVLPKGSLKSL; encoded by the coding sequence ATGCAACAAGGTGGCGGAATGGAAATGATCTTTATTCTGATTGTTTTCGGTGCAATTTTTTATTTTATGATTTATCGTCCACAGGCAAAACGCCAAAAACAACAACGTGAATTACTCGCAAGCCTCGCAAAAGGCGAAGAAGTATTAACCAGCGGTGGTTTAATCGGTAAAATTACGAAAGTAACTGCAGATAATGACAACATTGTTATCGCATTAAACGACACAACTGAAGTAACCATTAAGCGTGATTTCGTGGTTGCTGTATTACCTAAAGGCTCATTAAAATCACTTTAA
- the galT gene encoding galactose-1-phosphate uridylyltransferase, giving the protein MSEFVLNDHPHRRFNPLKNQWILVSPHRAKRPWQGQQEEVVQDEKPSYDPTCYLCPGNKRITGEQNPNYTKPFVFKNDFSALLSDTPAPEPSDDPLFQISHTQGESRVICFSPDHSKTLPQLSVDEITDVVTVWQEQANELKERYQWIQIFENKGSMMGCSNPHPHGQIWASNFLPNEITIEDECQADYFAKYGSPLLLDYAQRELDKKERIVVETEDWIAVVPYWAAWPFETLLLPKAKQFKSITDLNEAEKADLALALKKLTTRYDNLFNISFPYSMGFHFAPFNGKDNAHWQLHAHFYPPLLRSATVRKFMVGYEMMAETQRDLTPEQATERLNAVSDTEHYKNKK; this is encoded by the coding sequence ATGAGCGAATTTGTTCTTAACGACCATCCGCATCGCCGTTTTAATCCGCTGAAAAATCAGTGGATTTTAGTGTCACCGCATCGAGCAAAACGCCCGTGGCAAGGGCAACAAGAAGAGGTAGTGCAAGATGAAAAACCAAGTTACGACCCAACTTGTTATCTCTGTCCTGGTAATAAACGCATTACAGGCGAGCAAAACCCGAATTACACCAAGCCATTTGTGTTTAAAAATGATTTCTCTGCCCTACTTTCAGATACACCTGCTCCAGAACCGAGTGATGATCCGCTCTTCCAGATCTCACATACACAAGGGGAAAGCCGTGTGATTTGCTTTTCGCCTGACCACAGTAAAACCTTGCCGCAACTTTCTGTTGATGAAATTACCGATGTGGTAACGGTTTGGCAAGAACAAGCCAATGAATTGAAAGAGCGTTATCAATGGATACAAATTTTTGAGAATAAAGGCTCGATGATGGGCTGCTCTAACCCTCATCCGCACGGGCAAATTTGGGCAAGTAATTTTTTACCGAATGAAATCACTATTGAAGATGAATGCCAAGCAGATTATTTTGCAAAATACGGCTCACCGCTTTTATTAGATTATGCTCAGCGTGAATTAGATAAAAAAGAGCGAATCGTGGTGGAAACAGAAGATTGGATTGCGGTTGTGCCTTATTGGGCAGCTTGGCCGTTTGAAACACTATTATTACCGAAAGCGAAGCAGTTTAAATCCATTACAGATTTGAACGAAGCTGAAAAAGCCGATTTAGCACTAGCGTTGAAAAAACTGACTACTCGCTATGATAACTTGTTTAATATCAGTTTCCCATATTCAATGGGTTTCCATTTTGCTCCATTTAATGGCAAAGATAATGCACATTGGCAATTACACGCCCATTTCTACCCGCCTTTATTACGTTCAGCTACTGTGCGTAAATTTATGGTTGGCTATGAAATGATGGCAGAAACTCAGCGTGATTTAACGCCGGAGCAAGCTACAGAGCGTTTAAATGCAGTAAGTGATACTGAACATTACAAAAATAAAAAATAA
- a CDS encoding CAP domain-containing protein, giving the protein MKNAYLLGILAVCLTACSGGGGSGSGNNNVASTPINNSHNASNNQSTSNTSDNTPNADNTSGNNPTTGNTSGNNPNTDNTSGNNPTTGNTSGNNPNTDNTSGNNPNIDNTSGNNSNTGNSDNLNRVTVKNSALETENLQNTRYILNGIDTKIEYGRLKLAQDNIYLTPVAGTQSISESFKVKPMTESQKQSVQEVVDYTNKLRAEKGLTALVLDNDLTAFAQRRAEELAGRYAHERPDNSSIFDQGLQGGGGENIATGYKTALDVSKGWENSPGHYANMIGKNFTKIGIGVVAVPGSTHTYQWVQIFGFDTTTTPYSFDEDPAAQTKLYDATAKIIGATPAMEWIVLENGMPLHIADIPSNGEWQHLKSITDTKTYNALINSYDDVRFGALKDQDDKYQVFYRGNNTIFEEIPISGIINYNGKAFMTDGNSTAFLNSAFQADFSNKKLDGVLSQEGNNLLDIHAVIRGSSFHSNPDAKVETQGSFFGPKATELGGVFYEHNSNRYGSYGAKQK; this is encoded by the coding sequence ATGAAAAATGCTTATCTTTTAGGAATTTTAGCTGTTTGTTTGACAGCCTGTAGTGGCGGTGGTGGAAGTGGAAGCGGAAACAACAATGTTGCAAGCACGCCTATTAATAATTCCCACAATGCTTCAAATAACCAAAGTACTAGCAATACTTCGGATAATACCCCAAATGCCGACAATACTTCAGGTAATAACCCAACTACCGGCAATACTTCGGGTAATAACCCAAATACCGACAATACTTCAGGTAATAACCCAACTACCGGCAATACTTCGGGTAATAACCCAAATACCGACAATACTTCAGGTAATAACCCAAATATCGACAATACTTCGGGTAATAACTCCAATACTGGTAATTCAGATAATTTAAATAGGGTTACCGTAAAAAATTCTGCTTTAGAAACTGAAAATCTTCAAAACACAAGATATATACTTAATGGGATTGATACTAAAATTGAGTATGGTCGATTAAAGCTTGCTCAAGACAATATTTATCTCACCCCTGTAGCTGGCACACAAAGTATATCAGAGTCTTTTAAAGTCAAACCGATGACCGAAAGCCAAAAGCAATCGGTGCAAGAAGTTGTTGATTACACGAATAAACTGAGAGCAGAAAAAGGGCTTACAGCTCTTGTTCTTGATAATGACCTGACTGCTTTTGCTCAACGCCGTGCTGAAGAATTAGCAGGTCGATACGCTCACGAAAGACCAGATAATAGCTCAATTTTCGATCAAGGACTTCAAGGTGGTGGCGGTGAAAATATTGCTACAGGTTATAAAACAGCATTGGATGTAAGTAAAGGTTGGGAAAATAGCCCGGGACATTATGCTAATATGATAGGAAAAAACTTTACAAAAATTGGTATCGGTGTAGTTGCAGTACCGGGTAGTACACATACTTATCAATGGGTACAAATTTTTGGTTTTGATACAACAACCACACCTTACTCTTTTGATGAAGATCCTGCTGCTCAAACTAAATTATATGATGCTACAGCTAAGATAATTGGGGCAACACCAGCTATGGAGTGGATTGTTCTGGAAAACGGAATGCCTCTTCATATTGCTGATATCCCTTCAAACGGAGAATGGCAGCATCTTAAGAGTATTACCGATACTAAAACTTATAATGCCTTAATAAACAGCTACGACGATGTCCGTTTTGGTGCACTGAAAGATCAAGATGACAAATATCAGGTGTTCTATCGTGGTAATAATACTATTTTTGAAGAGATCCCTATCAGTGGTATTATCAATTACAATGGTAAAGCCTTTATGACTGATGGTAATAGTACCGCATTCTTAAATTCTGCGTTCCAAGCAGATTTTAGCAATAAAAAACTTGACGGAGTATTATCACAAGAGGGTAATAACCTATTAGATATTCACGCAGTTATTCGTGGCAGCTCTTTCCATAGTAATCCAGATGCTAAAGTTGAAACACAAGGTAGTTTCTTTGGGCCAAAAGCCACAGAGCTTGGTGGTGTATTTTATGAGCACAATAGCAACCGGTATGGTTCTTATGGCGCAAAACAAAAATAA
- the secF gene encoding protein translocase subunit SecF, giving the protein MAIENVKQDVADIKLPYKLIPFMKYRFIGFIFSIIVSALCIFTIATKGFNWGLDFTGGTVIETQFSQPADLPKLRSELENSGYGSALVQTTGSQRDLMIRLSANAGDMSVGNKVMDMIHQKLDPNATIKSIEFVGPNVGEELTQGAIYATLATLAMLLIYVGTRFEWRLAVGGIVALFHDVLVTLGVFSFLQIELDLTFVAAILSVVGYSLNDSIVVFDRVRENFSKIRRLSSTEVVDISLSQTLSRTLMTSVTTLFVVLALFYLGGPTLHSFSLALFIGIAFGTYSSIYIAIGVALELGLKREHMVQPKVEKEGADQEAFIDY; this is encoded by the coding sequence ATGGCTATTGAAAATGTAAAACAAGATGTAGCAGACATTAAACTGCCTTATAAGTTAATTCCGTTTATGAAATACCGCTTCATCGGTTTCATTTTTTCGATTATTGTGTCTGCATTATGTATTTTCACAATTGCAACGAAAGGATTTAACTGGGGCTTGGATTTCACAGGCGGTACAGTAATTGAAACCCAATTCTCTCAACCGGCGGATTTACCGAAACTACGTAGCGAACTTGAAAATAGTGGCTATGGCAGTGCTTTAGTACAAACTACGGGTAGCCAACGCGATCTAATGATTCGCTTGTCTGCAAATGCTGGTGATATGAGTGTTGGGAACAAAGTGATGGATATGATCCATCAGAAGTTAGACCCAAATGCAACGATTAAAAGCATTGAATTTGTTGGACCGAATGTAGGTGAAGAACTGACACAAGGGGCAATTTATGCCACTCTTGCAACCCTGGCAATGTTACTTATTTATGTGGGAACACGATTTGAATGGCGTTTAGCGGTAGGTGGTATTGTTGCTTTATTCCACGATGTATTAGTTACACTCGGGGTTTTCTCTTTCTTACAGATTGAGCTTGATCTCACCTTCGTGGCAGCGATTTTATCGGTAGTAGGCTACTCACTGAACGACTCCATTGTTGTGTTTGACCGTGTGCGAGAAAACTTCTCAAAAATTCGTCGTTTAAGTTCAACTGAAGTAGTAGATATTTCATTAAGCCAAACGCTTTCTCGTACCTTAATGACCTCTGTTACCACTCTCTTTGTGGTGTTAGCCTTGTTCTATCTAGGTGGTCCAACGCTTCATAGCTTCTCACTTGCATTATTTATTGGTATTGCTTTTGGTACTTATTCATCAATCTATATTGCAATTGGTGTTGCATTAGAACTTGGATTGAAACGTGAACATATGGTGCAACCTAAAGTCGAAAAAGAAGGGGCAGATCAAGAAGCCTTTATTGATTACTAA
- a CDS encoding galactose-1-epimerase has product MQLFTLENSFLKITLSDFGASWLSCVVKLPNEEREVLVTTSAKNWQKQTAFFGATIGRYANRIANAEYALNGKTYRLAKNNGEHNLHSGELGGDKVFWKVESQSEQAVKFSYIFADNEEGFGGEVKAFVEYRLTDNELQISFDATSNQDTPLCLTNHAYFNLQGSENILDHELIVNADAYLPVDASGIPNAPLKNVAGTSFDFRTVKKIGQDLLADDDQKAVKGYDHAFHLAKNSENLTACLAVEDLKMELRTSMPALQVYTGNWLKGQPNLTNGEYEDYAGVALEPEFFPNSVNQPELLQFGGITKAGENYHHTISYRFVSDFKF; this is encoded by the coding sequence ATGCAATTATTTACCCTTGAAAATTCCTTTTTAAAAATTACTTTGTCAGACTTTGGAGCATCTTGGCTCTCTTGTGTGGTAAAGCTACCGAATGAAGAGCGTGAAGTATTAGTAACCACTTCTGCAAAAAATTGGCAAAAACAGACCGCTTTCTTTGGGGCAACCATTGGGCGTTATGCTAACCGCATTGCTAATGCTGAATATGCCCTAAACGGAAAAACCTATCGCTTAGCAAAAAACAATGGCGAACATAATTTGCATAGTGGCGAATTGGGTGGCGATAAAGTATTTTGGAAAGTGGAAAGCCAGAGCGAACAAGCGGTTAAATTTTCCTATATTTTTGCAGATAATGAGGAAGGCTTTGGTGGTGAAGTGAAAGCCTTTGTAGAATATCGTTTAACCGATAATGAACTGCAAATCAGCTTTGACGCAACCTCAAATCAAGATACACCACTTTGTTTAACTAACCACGCCTATTTTAATCTGCAAGGTTCAGAGAATATTTTAGATCACGAATTGATAGTTAATGCGGATGCCTACTTGCCTGTTGATGCAAGCGGTATTCCAAATGCTCCGCTTAAAAACGTGGCTGGCACGAGTTTTGACTTCCGCACTGTTAAAAAAATCGGGCAAGATTTATTGGCTGATGATGACCAAAAAGCCGTAAAAGGTTACGATCACGCCTTTCATCTTGCAAAAAATAGTGAAAATCTGACCGCTTGTTTAGCAGTAGAAGATTTGAAAATGGAACTCCGCACCTCAATGCCTGCCTTACAAGTTTACACAGGCAACTGGCTAAAGGGGCAACCGAATTTGACTAATGGCGAATATGAAGATTATGCAGGCGTGGCGTTAGAGCCAGAGTTTTTCCCAAATTCCGTGAATCAACCTGAATTATTACAATTTGGCGGCATAACCAAAGCCGGAGAAAATTATCATCATACGATAAGTTATCGGTTTGTCAGCGATTTTAAGTTTTAA
- a CDS encoding YtfJ family protein: MRKVGKLAVIFGLFFANMSFAHNVKLNQSLPAVSVAKDGELVIQSGKIAYKSWNSSAVAGKVRVVLHFAARSSVKSKNDELINALKNAAFDPIKYQTLTIVNADDAIVGTGLFVKNNVEDGKLENPRSQVVLDQQGNVRKAWNLKEKESFIAVLDKSGKVKFATEGALSAKQIEEVVGLVKKLIE, translated from the coding sequence ATGAGAAAAGTTGGAAAACTAGCGGTTATTTTTGGACTATTTTTTGCAAATATGAGTTTTGCTCATAATGTAAAATTAAATCAATCTTTGCCAGCCGTTTCGGTGGCAAAAGATGGCGAATTAGTGATTCAATCAGGCAAAATTGCTTATAAAAGTTGGAATTCATCAGCCGTTGCCGGAAAAGTGCGAGTAGTGCTTCATTTTGCAGCAAGAAGTTCAGTAAAGAGTAAAAATGACGAATTAATTAACGCATTAAAAAATGCAGCTTTTGATCCTATCAAATATCAAACATTAACCATTGTAAATGCGGATGATGCGATTGTGGGAACTGGGCTTTTTGTGAAAAATAATGTTGAAGACGGTAAATTAGAAAATCCACGCAGCCAAGTCGTGTTAGATCAACAAGGCAATGTTAGAAAAGCGTGGAATCTAAAAGAAAAAGAGAGCTTTATTGCGGTGTTGGATAAATCAGGCAAAGTCAAATTTGCAACGGAAGGTGCTCTTTCAGCAAAACAGATTGAAGAAGTGGTGGGACTAGTGAAAAAATTGATTGAGTAG
- the galK gene encoding galactokinase: MKPQQIAVQKFEEHFGYKAERTVFAPGRVNIIGEHTDYNDGFVMPCAINYGTAVSFAKRDDHKWRVFALDINEQEEFDLSQPIEPSEHKWANYVRGVVKYIQAQCPEFKQGADLVITSDVPMSSGLSSSAALEVSIGKTAQLLGDLPLSLQQIALIGQETENKFVGCNCGNMDQLTSALGQKDHFLMIDCRSLEISPTPEPQGYSIAIINSNVKHDLVTGEYNSRREQCEFAAHFFGAKKLRDVTAEQFIERAAELRDTNELAYKRAKHIISENQRVLEAAEALKANNMVKLGELMAASHNSMRDDFEITCPEVDCLTEIAQKAIGKNGGARMTGGGFGGCVVCLVPNDKVENLRQAVAENYEKQTGIKETFHLCTACDGVHEVV, translated from the coding sequence ATGAAACCACAACAGATTGCTGTTCAAAAATTTGAAGAACATTTTGGTTATAAAGCAGAGCGTACTGTATTTGCTCCGGGTAGAGTGAATATTATTGGCGAACATACCGATTATAACGATGGTTTTGTAATGCCTTGTGCGATTAATTACGGCACAGCGGTTAGTTTTGCTAAACGTGATGATCATAAATGGCGAGTGTTCGCCCTTGATATTAACGAGCAAGAGGAATTTGATTTAAGCCAACCTATTGAGCCAAGCGAACACAAATGGGCAAACTATGTGCGTGGGGTGGTGAAATACATTCAAGCTCAATGTCCAGAGTTTAAACAAGGAGCAGATTTAGTGATTACCAGCGATGTACCGATGTCGTCGGGACTAAGTTCTTCGGCTGCACTTGAAGTGTCGATTGGTAAAACTGCTCAATTGTTGGGAGATTTGCCACTCTCGTTACAACAAATCGCTTTAATCGGGCAAGAAACAGAGAATAAATTTGTTGGCTGTAATTGCGGTAATATGGATCAACTCACCTCTGCTTTAGGACAAAAAGATCACTTTTTAATGATTGATTGCCGCAGTCTTGAGATTAGTCCAACGCCTGAGCCACAGGGTTATTCAATCGCCATTATTAACTCTAATGTGAAGCACGATTTAGTAACAGGTGAATATAATAGTCGCCGTGAGCAGTGCGAATTTGCTGCTCACTTCTTTGGAGCAAAAAAATTGCGTGATGTAACTGCCGAACAATTTATTGAACGTGCCGCAGAACTACGTGATACTAATGAACTTGCCTATAAGCGTGCGAAGCATATCATCAGTGAAAATCAACGTGTTTTAGAAGCTGCGGAAGCCTTAAAAGCGAATAATATGGTTAAATTGGGCGAACTAATGGCAGCTTCGCATAATTCTATGCGTGATGATTTTGAGATTACTTGCCCTGAAGTGGATTGCTTGACTGAAATTGCTCAAAAAGCGATTGGTAAAAATGGTGGAGCAAGAATGACAGGCGGTGGCTTTGGTGGCTGCGTAGTGTGCTTAGTGCCAAATGATAAAGTGGAAAATCTTCGCCAAGCTGTTGCTGAAAACTACGAAAAGCAAACTGGCATTAAAGAGACATTCCATTTATGCACAGCTTGCGATGGTGTGCACGAGGTTGTATGA
- a CDS encoding metallophosphoesterase — translation MEYRYYITTAIVVAVLQLFLYSFAKTIGWLFNLSTKSRKITHLITFLVINAMVILHVTRTFTLFRVMAFVLVLLLFAFFVSFLTACIYKLSRGNTTVNRWLKISYPFAFLGLIGLGFYNAYTPKVEHYSVKLNKPLEKPLRIGVASDLHLGKLFGAKQLDKLAAIFNQEKVDLIFLPGDIMDDNVSAYRAENMQPHFAKLRAPLGVYATLGNHDFFGGQKSIAQEIRNAGIQVLWDQAVEINGKFTIIGRNDDLVKDRPSTEALLQDVNSKLPVFLLDHRPTEIEKHAKLPIDIQVSGHAHKGQVFPASIITSLMYRLHYSYEKIGLGHYFVTSGYGFWGVPMRLGSQSEVMIIEVEGKSQ, via the coding sequence TTGGAATATCGCTATTACATCACCACCGCCATTGTGGTTGCAGTGCTACAACTCTTTTTATACAGTTTTGCAAAAACAATCGGCTGGTTGTTTAACTTATCGACAAAAAGTCGAAAAATCACTCACCTCATCACATTTTTAGTGATTAATGCGATGGTTATTCTGCACGTTACCCGAACATTTACCCTGTTTCGAGTAATGGCGTTTGTATTGGTGTTATTGCTATTTGCATTTTTTGTCAGCTTTTTGACCGCTTGTATCTACAAATTAAGCAGAGGCAACACAACGGTAAACCGTTGGCTGAAAATCAGCTACCCTTTTGCCTTTTTAGGCTTAATCGGGCTAGGCTTTTATAACGCCTACACCCCCAAAGTCGAACATTATTCGGTGAAATTAAACAAACCGCTTGAAAAACCGCTACGCATTGGCGTGGCAAGTGATCTGCATTTAGGCAAACTTTTCGGGGCGAAACAGCTGGATAAACTTGCTGCTATTTTTAACCAAGAAAAAGTGGATTTGATTTTTCTGCCGGGCGATATTATGGACGATAATGTCAGTGCGTATCGGGCGGAAAATATGCAACCGCATTTTGCTAAATTAAGAGCCCCACTTGGGGTGTATGCCACCCTTGGCAACCATGATTTCTTTGGGGGACAGAAAAGCATTGCCCAAGAAATTCGTAACGCAGGTATTCAAGTTTTATGGGATCAAGCGGTCGAAATTAACGGAAAATTTACCATTATCGGGCGAAATGATGATTTAGTGAAAGACCGACCATCAACGGAAGCCTTGTTACAAGATGTGAACAGCAAACTGCCGGTGTTTTTGCTCGACCACCGCCCGACAGAAATTGAAAAACACGCTAAATTACCGATTGATATTCAGGTGTCCGGCCACGCTCACAAGGGGCAAGTGTTCCCCGCCAGCATCATCACCAGCCTGATGTATCGACTACACTACAGCTATGAAAAAATCGGCTTAGGGCATTATTTTGTTACTTCAGGATACGGCTTTTGGGGCGTACCGATGCGGTTAGGTTCGCAGTCAGAAGTGATGATTATTGAGGTGGAGGGGAAAAGCCAATAG